The genomic DNA caaacaatagggactaaaatggcatttaactcaaaaaaacaaaaccattttacattctttcaattttttttctattGGAAAAATAGGTGAAGGGATATTTAATGTGAAACGGCGAAGGGGGTTTTCATGACTTTTTGATGGTCTCATGTGACTCCATCACACTATGAGCATGTTAATGGAATCATGTCACATTCTTATTCTTAGGACTATATGAGGTGTAACACATTTTAACATCACATGAAAGTAATAAGATTTCCGATGTTATATATAACCTTTTTAATAAATATGTTGTGTTCGAATTGCTTGTAACCAGTTTTATCAATATATTGCGTTCGGGTTGACCTGTTTGTCTCATTTAACTAAACGGGTGGCCACCCTATTTACGACCCATACCGATTATCTACAAACTAATAACCTGCTTAACATGTTTACAACTTGATACTACCCATTTACAAACCCTCAACCTATTTGACTCATTTACCTAATTTCAATAAAAAGTAGTCTTGTATAGCTAAAGAGTGAACCAATAAGATGACTGGTCCAATGTTCAAAACACTGGATATATGTTAAAGTTGTTTGATATAGCAACAACTCAACAACATAAACCTTTACTTAACAGATATAACATACCAAAAGCAAACTTCAAAACAATACAAAGTTCTTAAATAATCCAAGATAGGATACATGTAAAACCGACGAAAACAAATGACTTTAATCCGGTAGGCACAGAAACGACTGAATTAGGGACAAGTGATGAAGGTTTTTTATTTTTCGAAGGGGtgttagtggtggtggtggtggtggtaggggttgtagtagtagtagcagtagtagtagtagcagtagtagtaGTGGTGGAATCGCCACCAGCCTGCGGCTCTGGGGCTGCTGCTACAGGCCCTTCTGCCGCTTTTCCATCGACAACCACGTGTAGCTTCATTCCAGCATAGCAATGTAGCCTGTTACCGCATACAAAGTACCTATCACCGGGCTTTGTCAAAGCGAATGTTGTGCTCCCATTACTACTACTCGGTTGTAGTACGTTGGTCGTGTTGCACCCCTGGTAACTGTCTCGGTTCACCTCAGCCACACTATGACTTGATGAAAATTGAAACACTACAAAAAGCACAAAGATATGAATTCATAAGACAAAGTCACAAAACAAAAGTTCATATTTTGTTATTTTAGTACCAACATATTTTTTTAGAAATAGGATACTAACAAAGAACATCACCGACGACAAAATGTTTGTCTTTGGCCCATGAATCGACGTCGGTGCTTATG from Helianthus annuus cultivar XRQ/B chromosome 7, HanXRQr2.0-SUNRISE, whole genome shotgun sequence includes the following:
- the LOC110869164 gene encoding blue copper protein encodes the protein MANIVYLLLTLLTITTFATRCLATTYTVGDSMGWDISTDVDSWAKDKHFVVGDVLLFQFSSSHSVAEVNRDSYQGCNTTNVLQPSSSNGSTTFALTKPGDRYFVCGNRLHCYAGMKLHVVVDGKAAEGPVAAAPEPQAGGDSTTTTTATTTTATTTTTPTTTTTTTNTPSKNKKPSSLVPNSVVSVPTGLKSFVFVGFTCILSWII